The region GCATCCAGGGCATCAACATCGCCCGCCCGCTCTTCGCCCGCATCTTCGGGGCCGCGCGCCTCGAGGTGAACGTCGCCGGCCAGGACGCGAACATCAGGCTCGACTACCTCGGCTCCGAGGCCGCCGACGAGCTGCGCCGCGAGGTGCTGAGACTGGCCTCGGGAACGCGGGTCGTCGCCGCCCAGGAGGTGCAGCTCGACGCGGAAGGAACGCCGATCTCGCGCGGCGCCGCCGTCTCCCACCTCATCGACCAGCGTGTCTCCGAGCTGCTCGCGCCCGAGCTCGACCCCGACCTCGCCCCGCCGGAGTCGGTCGTCGCGATGCACACCGGCAGGCTCATCGGCTCGCTGCTGCTCAGCGGGTTCAGCGTCTTCGTGCTGCTGCTCATCGGCGGCATCGCCTGGGGCGTCGCGGCCACCGGGTCGTACCTCTTCCTGATCGGTGTGCTGCCCACCCTGATCGGCACCGGCAGCTTCTACATCACGCGCTTCACCCGGTCGCTCCGGTACAGCATCGCCGGAACCCCCGACGGCGTGCGCATCGGCTTCGGCCTGCTCTCGACGAGCAACGAGACGCTCCCGCCCGGACGCATCCACTCGATCCAGGTCACCCAGCCGCTGCTCTGGCGCGCGGCGGGCTGGTGGGAGATCAAGGTGAACCGCGCGTCGACCTCGTCCGCCAAGGGCGCGGCCGGACAGGCGAACACCACGATCCTCCCCGTCGGCAACCTCGACGACGTACGCAAGGTGCTGGCCCTCGTGCTGCCCGACCACGTCGACGCCGATTCGGTCGCGCTGTTCGAGCGCGGCATGAGTTCAAAGGGTGGCGACGACGGCTTCGTCAACTCGCCGAAACGCGCGCGCTGGTACCTCTGGTTCTCACAGCCCCGCAACGGGTTCGCCACGCTGCCCGGCGTCGTCGTGCTGCGCCA is a window of Conyzicola nivalis DNA encoding:
- a CDS encoding PH domain-containing protein yields the protein MTRFTDGEWHHLHPLTPLLRGGITFVAVIGFLLYNIRDILIDMVLGGDGRNGEPLVWLYESEFFWLAVLALFVGLALVVVGYYLSWRMNTFRITDEVVEVRSGIVFRRNRKGRLDRIQGINIARPLFARIFGAARLEVNVAGQDANIRLDYLGSEAADELRREVLRLASGTRVVAAQEVQLDAEGTPISRGAAVSHLIDQRVSELLAPELDPDLAPPESVVAMHTGRLIGSLLLSGFSVFVLLLIGGIAWGVAATGSYLFLIGVLPTLIGTGSFYITRFTRSLRYSIAGTPDGVRIGFGLLSTSNETLPPGRIHSIQVTQPLLWRAAGWWEIKVNRASTSSAKGAAGQANTTILPVGNLDDVRKVLALVLPDHVDADSVALFERGMSSKGGDDGFVNSPKRARWYLWFSQPRNGFATLPGVVVLRQGAVWRQLTIVPEARLQSVAISQGPVFRSLRLASLRVHTVTGPISPALSAVDSAQAVLFFREVADAAIASSSADTSHRWRSGEVAP